In Bacillus toyonensis BCT-7112, a single window of DNA contains:
- a CDS encoding DUF3948 family protein, translated as MNNITFNKSDFIGLASGATLLTAFIYTLAQSLV; from the coding sequence ATGAACAACATTACTTTCAACAAATCAGACTTTATCGGACTTGCAAGTGGAGCGACTCTTCTTACAGCTTTCATTTACACACTTGCTCAAAGTCTTGTTTAA
- a CDS encoding LysR family transcriptional regulator produces the protein MELRDLQIFQSVADRGSVSGAAKELNYVQSNVTARIKQLENELKTPLFYRHKRGMTLTAEGRKMLVYVNKILQDVEELKQVFLDSETPSGILKIGTVETVSTLPTILSSYYKSYPNVDLSLQAGLTEELIREVLDHQLDGAFISGPIKHPLIEQYDVSTEKLMLVTQNKAFHIEEFTTTPLLVFNQGCGYRTKLERWLKDEGLLPKRIMEFNILETILNSVALGLGITLVPQSAVQHLSTAGKVHCHPIPEKYGSISTVFIRRKDSYMTNSMRSFLKTIEEHHHINML, from the coding sequence ATGGAATTACGAGACTTACAAATCTTCCAAAGCGTTGCCGATCGCGGTAGTGTAAGCGGCGCAGCAAAGGAATTAAATTATGTACAATCAAATGTAACCGCACGTATTAAACAATTAGAAAACGAGCTAAAAACACCGCTCTTTTACCGTCATAAACGAGGCATGACTTTAACAGCTGAAGGAAGAAAAATGCTCGTTTATGTTAATAAAATTTTGCAAGATGTTGAAGAGCTAAAACAAGTGTTTCTAGATAGTGAAACACCATCTGGTATATTAAAAATCGGTACAGTCGAAACAGTAAGTACATTGCCTACCATTTTGTCTTCTTACTATAAAAGCTATCCAAACGTTGATTTATCATTACAAGCTGGTCTAACCGAAGAACTTATTAGAGAAGTCCTTGACCATCAATTAGATGGCGCCTTTATATCAGGTCCTATTAAGCATCCACTAATTGAACAATACGATGTTAGTACAGAAAAATTAATGCTCGTGACACAAAATAAAGCTTTTCATATAGAAGAATTTACTACGACGCCCTTACTCGTTTTTAATCAAGGGTGTGGATACCGTACCAAACTAGAACGATGGCTTAAAGATGAAGGTTTGCTACCAAAAAGAATTATGGAATTTAACATATTAGAAACAATATTAAATAGTGTAGCACTCGGTCTTGGGATTACACTCGTGCCCCAGTCCGCGGTACAACATCTTTCTACAGCAGGTAAAGTACACTGTCATCCGATTCCCGAGAAATACGGTAGTATTTCAACTGTTTTCATACGCCGCAAAGATAGCTACATGACCAATTCAATGCGTAGCTTTTTAAAAACAATTGAAGAGCACCATCACATCAATATGCTTTAA
- a CDS encoding DMT family transporter, with amino-acid sequence MRRGQIVIGALACLIASMSWGAMFPVADHALEYIDPFYFSLIRYGAVAIVLIILLLMKEGKQAFRLEGRGKLLVFFGTMAFTVYNVLIFLGQMLMGKSGVMVASIMEALMPMISICILWGYKHIKPKKYMITSMIIAFVGAVFVITKGDMSFFLTLKDNMFSLAFIFIGVVGWVIYTMGGQTCSDWSTLRYSTLTCVFGTTVTGIITVMITVLGYVPVPSMGTISIVKYDLLFMMTLPGIIALLAWNYGVKILSSINGILFINFVPVTTLIIMMIQGYQITMFDIVGTLLVIAALIRNNVCQRKEENINKQVLQEEQLRQAV; translated from the coding sequence GTGAGAAGAGGTCAAATAGTAATAGGAGCTTTGGCATGTTTAATTGCAAGTATGTCATGGGGAGCGATGTTTCCGGTTGCTGATCATGCGCTAGAATACATAGATCCATTTTATTTTTCACTTATTCGTTATGGAGCAGTGGCGATAGTACTGATTATATTATTGTTAATGAAAGAAGGAAAACAGGCATTTCGTTTAGAAGGAAGGGGAAAGTTACTCGTCTTTTTTGGAACGATGGCGTTTACTGTATATAATGTACTCATATTTTTAGGTCAAATGTTAATGGGAAAATCAGGTGTAATGGTAGCCTCCATTATGGAAGCACTCATGCCGATGATTTCCATTTGTATTTTATGGGGATATAAGCATATAAAACCGAAAAAATATATGATAACGAGCATGATTATCGCTTTTGTAGGAGCTGTGTTTGTTATTACGAAAGGTGATATGAGTTTCTTTTTAACATTGAAAGATAACATGTTTTCACTAGCGTTTATATTTATTGGTGTTGTAGGTTGGGTTATTTATACGATGGGTGGTCAAACGTGTAGCGATTGGTCAACATTACGCTATTCTACATTGACGTGTGTATTTGGTACGACTGTCACAGGAATTATAACTGTAATGATTACGGTGCTTGGGTATGTTCCAGTCCCAAGTATGGGAACGATTTCTATCGTGAAGTATGATTTGTTATTTATGATGACATTACCAGGAATCATAGCGCTACTCGCTTGGAATTACGGTGTGAAAATCTTATCATCGATTAACGGCATTTTATTTATTAATTTTGTACCCGTTACGACTTTGATTATTATGATGATACAAGGGTATCAAATAACAATGTTTGATATTGTAGGAACTTTACTTGTTATTGCAGCACTTATTCGCAATAACGTTTGTCAGAGAAAAGAAGAAAATATAAATAAGCAAGTTTTACAAGAAGAGCAATTACGCCAAGCGGTTTAA
- a CDS encoding YrzO family protein, with protein sequence MLESLLFFFAVGVACELAAINRNGRKKVKQQAELIQLLKELKERKI encoded by the coding sequence ATGTTAGAAAGTTTATTGTTTTTCTTCGCCGTCGGAGTTGCGTGCGAGCTTGCAGCAATTAATCGAAATGGTCGTAAGAAGGTAAAACAACAAGCTGAACTGATACAGCTTTTAAAAGAGTTAAAAGAAAGAAAAATTTAA
- a CDS encoding DUF3948 family protein, which produces MQNITFNKLDFLGLASGSLLLTAFIYAATLI; this is translated from the coding sequence ATGCAAAATATCACCTTTAACAAATTAGATTTTTTAGGACTAGCTAGCGGCTCTCTTCTTCTTACTGCTTTTATTTACGCTGCTACGCTTATATAA
- a CDS encoding lysophospholipid acyltransferase family protein — protein sequence MYKPITFSLKYIFKMAGKVEVQGREKLPEGGPYVVACTHTSFMDVLMLATGMYPTQIHYMAKKELFEGKFKNWFFKNVNAFPVDRANPGPSTLKIPSRLLKEGKVVGIFPSGTRSTEDVSLKAGAVTIALRSNVPLVPAAYIGPSSVKELIKGKKAQLVFGDPIQIDAGEQIDRKTAMKMMTDQLNEKFEELKETLQSKQK from the coding sequence ATGTATAAACCAATTACATTTTCGTTGAAATATATATTTAAAATGGCTGGGAAAGTAGAAGTACAAGGGAGAGAGAAATTACCAGAAGGCGGCCCTTACGTTGTTGCGTGTACACATACGAGTTTTATGGACGTTTTAATGTTAGCAACTGGGATGTATCCAACCCAAATTCATTACATGGCCAAAAAAGAATTATTTGAAGGGAAATTCAAAAACTGGTTCTTTAAAAATGTAAATGCATTTCCGGTAGATCGTGCGAATCCAGGGCCGAGCACATTAAAAATTCCATCGCGTTTATTAAAAGAGGGAAAAGTAGTAGGGATTTTCCCAAGTGGAACGAGATCAACAGAAGACGTTTCATTAAAAGCGGGGGCTGTTACGATTGCACTGCGTTCTAACGTTCCATTAGTGCCGGCAGCTTATATTGGTCCATCAAGTGTAAAAGAATTAATAAAAGGAAAAAAAGCGCAATTAGTTTTTGGAGATCCGATTCAAATTGATGCCGGAGAACAAATAGATCGAAAAACGGCTATGAAAATGATGACAGATCAATTAAACGAAAAATTTGAAGAACTAAAGGAAACTTTGCAATCGAAACAAAAGTAA
- a CDS encoding DUF3948 family protein, whose product MNNITFNKLDFLGLASGSLLLTAFIYAATLI is encoded by the coding sequence ATGAACAACATCACTTTTAACAAATTAGATTTTTTAGGACTAGCTAGCGGCTCTCTTCTTCTTACTGCTTTTATTTACGCTGCTACGCTTATATAA
- a CDS encoding LacI family DNA-binding transcriptional regulator: MANIKDIAKMAGVSVTTVSRVLNDHPYVSEEKRKAVIEIVEKLNYSQNANAVHLSKGKTNIVGVILPYINHPCFDAMVGGMMEVALAHNYRVLLCQTNYNKKEEMKSLHMLKTKQLDGLIICSRANDWETIEPYASYGTIIACEDNDISNISSVYTNHSAAFQLGMNYLIEKGYKKIGYCTGRKLGPSSQKRFDVYKHQLQSIDEEVNEEWIFTECFTLEDGVRAAHKLKEMQVLPEALIVAGDEVAIGIMTEVEKLGIQVPEDLAIIGFDNQPISQVLQLTTIDQNLKEIGKNAFEMFYRQVSNESYKQEKVEIPYELVERSTV, encoded by the coding sequence ATGGCTAATATTAAAGATATCGCAAAGATGGCCGGAGTTTCAGTTACGACCGTTTCGAGGGTGCTAAATGATCACCCATATGTAAGTGAAGAAAAAAGGAAAGCGGTTATTGAGATAGTTGAGAAGTTGAATTACTCACAAAACGCAAACGCTGTTCATTTATCCAAAGGGAAGACGAATATTGTTGGTGTAATTTTACCTTACATTAATCATCCGTGTTTTGATGCGATGGTAGGTGGAATGATGGAGGTGGCGTTAGCTCATAATTACAGGGTGTTACTTTGCCAAACGAATTACAATAAAAAAGAAGAAATGAAAAGTTTACATATGCTAAAAACAAAACAATTGGACGGCCTTATTATTTGCTCGCGTGCGAATGATTGGGAAACGATAGAACCGTATGCTTCTTACGGCACAATAATTGCTTGTGAAGATAATGATATTTCAAATATCTCAAGTGTATATACAAATCATTCTGCAGCCTTTCAGTTAGGAATGAATTATCTTATTGAAAAAGGTTATAAAAAAATTGGTTATTGTACGGGAAGGAAGTTAGGGCCAAGTAGTCAAAAACGTTTTGATGTTTATAAACATCAATTACAATCCATAGATGAAGAGGTTAATGAAGAGTGGATTTTTACAGAATGTTTTACATTAGAAGATGGTGTGAGAGCGGCTCATAAGTTAAAGGAGATGCAGGTCCTCCCAGAAGCGTTAATAGTAGCAGGAGATGAAGTTGCGATTGGGATTATGACAGAAGTTGAAAAGTTAGGTATTCAAGTTCCTGAGGATTTGGCGATTATTGGTTTTGATAATCAACCTATTTCACAAGTGTTACAGTTGACAACGATTGATCAAAATTTAAAGGAGATAGGCAAAAACGCTTTTGAAATGTTTTATAGGCAAGTGAGCAACGAGAGTTATAAACAAGAAAAGGTGGAGATTCCGTATGAACTTGTGGAACGCTCTACAGTTTAG
- a CDS encoding PH domain-containing protein, producing the protein MNELLSSMKKYVEDDEKILAVVVGIFEKDDFTVAYRHGIFAATTRRLLFYGKFSGYPAIFEEYPYLHIDDIDLCPYFEFTCNHERVRARYIQKGNVERFVRAVRENMNN; encoded by the coding sequence ATGAATGAACTTTTATCGAGTATGAAAAAATATGTAGAGGATGACGAAAAGATTTTAGCTGTTGTGGTAGGGATATTTGAGAAGGATGATTTTACCGTAGCTTACCGGCATGGGATTTTCGCTGCTACTACTAGACGTCTCCTTTTTTACGGGAAATTTTCGGGCTACCCTGCAATATTTGAAGAGTATCCGTATTTGCATATAGATGACATAGATCTCTGTCCATATTTTGAATTTACTTGTAATCATGAAAGGGTTAGAGCTAGGTATATTCAGAAAGGGAATGTGGAGCGATTTGTTCGTGCAGTTAGAGAAAATATGAATAATTAA
- a CDS encoding YitT family protein has translation MVNQRIKEITLITIGSLLFAIGINYFAIPNRLSEGGIIGLTVVTYYLFDWSPGIVNFAINAVLLAIGYKFFDKKTMVYTILGIVETSLFLYVTEHIEYHVNSDTLLAALFAGLFVGIGLGCMFKAGGTSGGSAILAQLANQYLGWSVGKGVLIIDIVVIAGSVFIIGQEKAMYTLVAVFIGAKVIDFIVEGMDTKTAVTIISNQPDLIREAITKNMTRGVTVLEGRGGYTGKNKEVLYVVINKQELVKLKQVISRVDEDAFVVIHDVRDVLGGGFKAS, from the coding sequence ATGGTTAATCAACGTATAAAGGAAATAACACTAATTACAATTGGTTCATTATTATTCGCAATTGGTATTAATTACTTTGCAATTCCAAACCGTTTATCGGAAGGTGGAATTATTGGTTTAACGGTTGTTACGTACTACTTATTTGATTGGTCACCAGGGATTGTGAACTTTGCTATAAATGCAGTTTTACTAGCTATTGGTTATAAGTTTTTTGATAAAAAAACGATGGTTTATACGATTTTAGGGATTGTAGAAACATCCTTGTTTTTATATGTTACAGAACATATTGAGTATCATGTAAATAGTGATACGCTATTAGCAGCTTTATTTGCTGGTTTGTTTGTAGGTATCGGATTAGGCTGTATGTTCAAAGCTGGAGGTACATCAGGAGGATCGGCAATTTTAGCACAGTTAGCAAATCAATATTTAGGGTGGAGCGTTGGTAAAGGCGTACTTATTATTGATATCGTTGTAATTGCTGGTTCTGTATTTATAATAGGACAAGAAAAAGCGATGTACACACTTGTTGCAGTATTCATCGGTGCGAAAGTGATTGATTTCATTGTAGAAGGAATGGATACAAAAACGGCTGTTACAATCATTTCAAATCAACCAGATTTAATACGTGAGGCTATTACCAAAAACATGACACGCGGTGTCACTGTATTAGAAGGACGCGGCGGATATACTGGAAAAAATAAAGAAGTTTTATATGTTGTTATTAATAAACAAGAGCTTGTTAAGTTAAAGCAAGTTATTAGCCGAGTAGATGAAGATGCTTTCGTTGTTATTCATGATGTGCGTGATGTGCTTGGTGGGGGCTTTAAAGCGAGCTAA
- a CDS encoding YxeA family protein produces MKKKMITTIIAMLVIVVMLLPTKLGPVIDKYNPLYKTKEYYTVVNTIGQHVGDEWYEYEFIAFDERGREQKIKKTVKHMLKRDEALKVYAKGRYGESIEEIEAVNIPINAKSKLLAMR; encoded by the coding sequence GTGAAGAAAAAAATGATCACTACTATAATAGCGATGCTAGTGATAGTAGTAATGTTACTGCCTACGAAACTTGGACCAGTTATTGATAAATATAATCCGCTTTATAAGACGAAAGAATACTATACGGTTGTGAATACAATTGGTCAGCATGTTGGTGATGAGTGGTATGAATATGAATTTATTGCATTTGACGAACGTGGAAGAGAACAAAAAATAAAGAAGACTGTTAAGCATATGTTAAAGAGAGATGAAGCATTAAAAGTGTACGCAAAAGGACGATACGGCGAGTCAATTGAAGAAATTGAAGCTGTAAATATTCCTATTAATGCGAAGAGTAAACTTTTAGCGATGAGATAG
- a CDS encoding TatD family hydrolase codes for MKWIDSHIHVDQYKDEEKSRLLKDLENSKEVKGLIAVSMNYQSCKETLSLGKKFPFIHPAIGFHPEQSIHKEECERIFKLIEAHAEEIIAIGEVGLPYYLTKEDEGVTIDSYVAILRRFIELASEYDLPIVLHAVYEDADIVCDLLEEYKISRAHFHWFKGNEATMGRMVRNGYYISITPDVLHKEKIRKIVSYYPLEYMMVETDGPWEFQENTITHPCMIKDVLEEVSVIKKIPVEKVAEQIYKNTVRFYRLTES; via the coding sequence ATGAAGTGGATTGATAGCCATATACATGTTGATCAATATAAGGATGAAGAGAAAAGTAGATTACTTAAAGATTTGGAAAATAGTAAAGAGGTAAAGGGGCTTATTGCGGTATCTATGAATTATCAATCATGTAAGGAAACTTTATCTTTAGGAAAGAAATTCCCTTTCATACACCCAGCAATAGGATTTCATCCGGAGCAATCGATTCATAAAGAAGAATGTGAGCGCATATTCAAATTAATTGAAGCTCATGCTGAGGAAATCATTGCGATTGGTGAAGTGGGCTTGCCGTATTATTTAACGAAAGAAGATGAAGGGGTTACTATAGATTCATACGTGGCGATATTGAGACGATTTATAGAACTAGCTAGTGAATATGATTTGCCCATTGTATTACACGCAGTTTATGAAGATGCCGATATTGTATGTGATTTACTTGAAGAATATAAAATTTCACGTGCACACTTCCATTGGTTTAAAGGAAATGAAGCGACAATGGGACGGATGGTGAGGAATGGTTATTATATTTCTATCACACCAGATGTTTTACATAAGGAGAAAATTAGAAAGATCGTTTCGTATTATCCACTGGAATATATGATGGTAGAAACGGATGGACCGTGGGAATTTCAAGAGAATACTATAACACACCCTTGTATGATTAAAGATGTATTAGAAGAAGTTAGTGTAATAAAAAAAATTCCAGTAGAGAAAGTTGCAGAACAAATATATAAGAATACAGTTCGCTTTTATCGATTGACTGAATCCTAA